Proteins from a single region of Mucilaginibacter daejeonensis:
- a CDS encoding RNA-binding S4 domain-containing protein, with protein sequence MIEFKLEGDFIPMIQLLKATGLVYTGGEAQIVVAEGEVKYNGQVDLRKRLKVKRGDVVEFRSKKIMVV encoded by the coding sequence ATGATCGAATTTAAACTCGAGGGAGATTTTATCCCTATGATCCAACTCCTTAAGGCTACCGGTTTAGTGTATACCGGCGGCGAGGCACAGATCGTTGTTGCCGAAGGTGAGGTGAAATATAACGGCCAGGTCGATCTGCGTAAGCGTTTGAAAGTAAAGCGCGGCGATGTGGTCGAATTCAGATCCAAAAAGATCATGGTCGTTTAA
- a CDS encoding proline dehydrogenase family protein: protein MMRDKEIPTAAKHRPSFDNTQIAFKHASDADLKRAYWLFTAINNNFLVKVGPGLTNFAMNIGLPIKGLIKATIFKQFCGGETIAECDATIKKLYSGGVGTILDYSVEGEEEERVFDATRDEIIRTIERATTDPAAIPITVFKVTGVGRFALLEKLDAGTPLTPAEETEWQKVQARVQAICQKAHQSGIPVMIDAEETWIQDTIDKLAISMMRRFNKNKAIVYNTYQIYRHDKLASLKLDHDVARTGEFYLGVKVVRGAYMEKERKRAQEMGYPSPIQPNKAAADRDYDAALRFCVENIDRIALVAGTHNEASCLLLADLLDELNIPHNHPHVYFSQLLGMSDNLSFNLSDSSYNVAKYVPYGPVKAVMPYLFRRAQENTSIAGQTSRELTLISKEKARRGI from the coding sequence ATGATGCGAGATAAAGAGATACCGACTGCTGCAAAACACAGACCTTCATTCGATAATACCCAAATAGCTTTCAAACACGCTTCTGATGCCGACCTTAAAAGGGCTTATTGGCTGTTCACTGCTATCAATAATAACTTTTTAGTAAAGGTAGGTCCGGGCCTTACCAACTTTGCCATGAACATCGGTTTACCGATCAAAGGCCTGATCAAAGCCACTATATTTAAGCAATTTTGCGGCGGCGAGACCATTGCCGAATGCGATGCCACGATAAAGAAACTTTACAGCGGTGGCGTAGGTACTATTTTAGATTACTCGGTAGAGGGCGAAGAAGAAGAGCGCGTTTTTGACGCCACCCGCGATGAGATCATTCGCACGATCGAGCGTGCCACCACCGATCCTGCCGCCATACCCATCACGGTATTTAAAGTAACAGGCGTAGGCCGTTTTGCCCTGCTTGAAAAATTGGATGCCGGTACGCCCCTGACTCCTGCCGAAGAAACAGAATGGCAAAAGGTACAGGCGCGTGTACAGGCTATTTGTCAAAAAGCCCATCAGTCGGGCATACCGGTCATGATCGATGCCGAGGAGACGTGGATACAAGATACTATAGATAAGCTGGCCATCAGTATGATGCGCCGCTTTAATAAAAACAAGGCCATTGTTTACAATACTTACCAGATATACCGCCATGACAAGCTGGCCTCGTTAAAGTTGGACCATGATGTGGCCCGTACCGGGGAGTTTTACCTGGGCGTTAAGGTGGTACGTGGCGCCTACATGGAGAAAGAACGTAAACGTGCCCAGGAAATGGGTTATCCATCGCCTATACAACCTAATAAAGCTGCTGCCGACCGCGATTATGATGCGGCCCTGCGCTTTTGCGTAGAGAATATTGATCGCATCGCTTTAGTGGCCGGCACGCACAATGAGGCAAGTTGCCTGCTATTGGCAGACCTGCTTGATGAGTTGAATATACCGCACAACCACCCTCATGTGTATTTTTCGCAATTGTTGGGCATGAGCGATAATTTGAGCTTCAACCTTTCGGACTCGAGCTACAACGTGGCCAAATATGTGCCGTATGGCCCGGTGAAAGCCGTGATGCCTTACCTGTTCCGCAGGGCTCAGGAGAACACTTCCATTGCCGGACAGACCAGCCGCGAACTTACGCTCATCTCGAAAGAAAAAGCACGCCGCGGTATCTGA
- a CDS encoding outer membrane beta-barrel protein gives MKILFTFITILFLSSVLYAQVPGRPGGTTRPPLLTREVSGIVKDSTDEAVIGATVKLKTATDSAVTTTNADGIFIFKNVRSATFVITITNIGYRPMVKRMLNNDAIPRLVLDPFVLNTDSRVLDAVTVQAPSITYKTDTVEYRASDYKVRPNATVDEVLKKMEGMEVGSDGSVTHQGQSVTKVKLNGKVYSGGNVAQAIQNLPADIVDKIQVVDDYGDAAARTGIKDGDPEKVLNITTRADRSVGNIIRANAGVGNDKRYEGRLFLQRLNGNQQVGVIGDLRNTVNGVASTGSNGGSAGGPGGPGGGQGGNSSSSGSGGTTRTGGPTISYSDQWGKKIQVTGSYGFNFSNVNSLNNSNGQQFFNTLTQNRGDSTIFFVANSQAQNNRKTHRFEFKMDYQIDSANFLQITPTVNIANADNLSQSSRFETGLRHQDRLGLNNSFNRSPSFGGLVFYQHLFKKPRRNLSFQVNYNTAKVEQDNEQNNNIIYYADASDRVLKDSVVHRYIERDNLTRNIRTSFTYVEPLTTTSQVEFNAQVNYRGYDNTAFTSNILNNGQRVNIDSLSNVYNYSFTESRIALNYRVNQTKYNLSLGVTAVPTNLSGTRVSQGNVTSDRSYFNLIPIARFQYVWSRQQRFSVNYTGNPQEPTFNQIQPVRDVSNPQNPVVGNPDLKPAFRHTILTQYNNYIANSKLNLSANVNTSIVANQIVTNNVRIPDAYGAFKNETRFVNLNGNYSVNGNYNIQKQLADRKYNLSLNGSVGYAKNISMLNNVTNDRVVWRLNERLGPRMNPNETIELNPYVVYDITRTFFASNPASNTDIRTTAIAIDGKLYLLKNRTLEFGYNGSKNFVSGIPNYLSRNPLVINAYIENQFFARRSLTVRFQVFDILKQNNFVNQVTTDNSVTNTLTNALSRYFMFSVRANLQKWTGSPSRGGRALRRRGDGSFIEP, from the coding sequence ATGAAAATACTTTTTACCTTTATCACCATACTCTTTTTATCGTCAGTGCTGTATGCGCAGGTGCCCGGCCGGCCAGGTGGTACTACAAGGCCGCCTTTGCTCACCCGTGAAGTAAGCGGTATCGTGAAGGATTCGACCGATGAGGCAGTGATCGGTGCTACCGTTAAATTAAAGACCGCTACAGACAGCGCCGTTACCACCACCAACGCCGACGGTATCTTCATCTTCAAAAATGTGAGGTCGGCCACGTTCGTGATCACCATTACCAATATAGGTTACCGGCCCATGGTAAAGCGCATGCTGAACAACGATGCCATACCACGCCTCGTGCTCGACCCATTTGTTCTTAATACCGATTCGCGTGTGCTTGACGCCGTGACCGTACAGGCACCCAGCATCACTTACAAGACCGATACCGTTGAATACCGTGCCTCAGACTATAAAGTGCGGCCGAATGCAACTGTTGATGAGGTGCTCAAAAAGATGGAAGGTATGGAGGTCGGATCCGATGGGTCAGTGACCCACCAGGGGCAAAGTGTGACCAAGGTAAAACTTAATGGCAAGGTGTACTCGGGCGGCAACGTGGCCCAAGCCATACAGAACTTACCTGCCGACATCGTAGATAAGATACAGGTGGTTGACGATTATGGTGACGCCGCTGCACGTACCGGCATCAAGGATGGTGACCCCGAAAAGGTATTGAACATCACCACACGAGCAGACCGATCGGTAGGCAACATCATTAGGGCCAACGCCGGGGTAGGTAATGACAAACGTTATGAAGGACGACTTTTCCTCCAACGCCTCAACGGGAACCAGCAAGTGGGTGTTATTGGTGATCTGCGCAATACCGTGAACGGTGTCGCGTCAACGGGGTCTAATGGCGGGTCGGCAGGCGGGCCGGGTGGCCCCGGCGGAGGTCAGGGAGGCAACAGCAGCAGTAGTGGTTCTGGTGGTACCACCAGAACGGGAGGGCCGACCATCAGCTACAGCGATCAGTGGGGTAAAAAGATACAGGTGACCGGTAGCTACGGCTTCAACTTTAGCAACGTGAATAGCTTGAACAATAGCAACGGCCAACAGTTCTTTAATACGCTGACGCAGAACAGGGGCGATAGTACCATCTTCTTCGTTGCCAACAGCCAGGCACAAAATAACCGCAAAACGCACAGGTTCGAGTTCAAGATGGATTACCAGATCGACAGTGCCAACTTTTTACAGATCACACCTACTGTGAACATAGCTAATGCCGATAACCTGAGCCAGTCGTCAAGGTTCGAGACCGGCCTACGCCACCAGGACCGTTTGGGGCTTAACAATAGTTTCAACCGTTCGCCTTCTTTCGGTGGGTTGGTATTCTATCAGCACCTATTCAAAAAACCACGCCGTAACCTGAGCTTCCAGGTCAACTATAACACGGCCAAGGTGGAGCAGGACAATGAGCAGAACAACAATATTATTTACTACGCTGATGCTAGCGATCGCGTACTTAAAGACTCGGTTGTGCATCGTTATATCGAGCGCGATAACCTGACCCGCAACATCCGCACGAGTTTCACCTATGTGGAACCTTTGACCACTACCTCGCAAGTGGAATTCAATGCGCAGGTGAATTACCGTGGATATGATAATACGGCCTTTACAAGTAACATACTGAACAACGGCCAGCGCGTTAACATCGATAGCTTGAGCAACGTGTACAACTATTCGTTCACCGAGTCGCGCATCGCTTTGAACTACCGGGTCAATCAAACCAAGTATAACCTTTCGTTGGGTGTGACTGCTGTACCTACCAATTTGAGCGGAACGCGAGTATCGCAAGGGAACGTCACCAGTGACCGCAGTTACTTTAATCTGATACCGATCGCCCGTTTTCAATATGTATGGTCGCGTCAGCAACGCTTTTCGGTCAACTATACCGGTAACCCGCAAGAGCCTACCTTTAACCAGATACAGCCTGTGCGCGATGTATCCAACCCTCAAAACCCCGTTGTGGGTAACCCAGATCTTAAACCGGCGTTCAGGCACACCATTCTGACCCAGTATAATAACTACATCGCTAATTCAAAGCTTAACCTGTCGGCCAATGTTAATACCTCCATTGTAGCCAACCAGATCGTGACCAATAACGTGCGTATCCCTGATGCTTACGGCGCTTTTAAAAATGAGACCCGTTTTGTGAACCTGAATGGAAATTACAGCGTGAACGGTAACTACAACATTCAAAAGCAATTGGCCGACCGCAAGTATAACCTCTCGCTCAATGGTAGCGTAGGTTATGCCAAAAACATATCGATGTTGAACAATGTGACCAACGATAGGGTAGTGTGGCGCCTAAATGAAAGATTAGGCCCCCGTATGAACCCGAATGAGACCATTGAGCTGAACCCGTATGTGGTATATGATATTACGCGTACGTTCTTTGCATCTAACCCGGCGTCTAATACCGATATCCGCACCACGGCCATAGCGATCGATGGCAAGTTGTACTTGCTCAAGAACCGCACGCTAGAGTTCGGTTACAATGGCAGCAAGAACTTTGTGAGCGGCATTCCCAATTACTTGAGCCGCAACCCATTGGTGATCAATGCATATATCGAGAATCAATTTTTCGCTCGCCGGTCACTAACGGTGCGCTTCCAGGTATTCGATATTTTGAAGCAGAATAACTTTGTAAATCAAGTGACCACCGATAACTCGGTGACCAACACGCTCACCAATGCGCTGAGCCGCTACTTCATGTTCAGTGTACGCGCTAACCTGCAAAAATGGACAGGCTCACCATCGCGTGGTGGGCGTGCATTACGCCGCCGGGGCGATGGCAGTTTCATAGAGCCGTGA
- a CDS encoding toxin-antitoxin system YwqK family antitoxin: MKKHLLLFFSLFIFCSGFAQETVERTRKFTADVVEKYSVLKTNDTVMHGTYAAYIRKTLVAAGRYDNNKKVGTWTFFDAQGKLCQRFNYDRSALIYEAPIDSLSGIRYLVDDSLKNDPKFTRPVRIGGRFYGFLSYINLVRLPKAYAGLSNETDRVSMELLISPGGRLAEFKLRIGYANVPMSDGDEMLTLNTKLLTDEDKVFLPATLNDQPIGIRMIIPCYFYKYDEIRMR; encoded by the coding sequence TTGAAAAAGCATCTACTACTCTTTTTTTCATTATTTATATTTTGTTCAGGCTTTGCCCAGGAAACGGTGGAGCGAACTCGAAAATTCACGGCAGACGTGGTCGAGAAGTACTCGGTATTGAAGACCAACGACACGGTAATGCATGGCACCTATGCGGCTTATATACGCAAAACGCTGGTGGCTGCGGGCCGTTACGATAATAATAAGAAGGTAGGCACCTGGACGTTCTTTGATGCGCAGGGCAAGTTATGCCAGCGCTTCAACTACGATCGGTCAGCTTTAATATATGAAGCACCGATCGACAGCCTGAGCGGCATTAGATACCTGGTAGATGATTCCCTAAAGAATGACCCTAAGTTCACCCGCCCGGTAAGGATCGGTGGGCGCTTTTACGGTTTTTTGAGCTACATCAATTTGGTACGTTTACCCAAGGCATACGCAGGTTTAAGCAATGAGACCGACCGCGTTTCAATGGAACTACTGATCAGTCCGGGTGGACGGCTGGCTGAGTTCAAGTTGCGGATCGGTTACGCCAATGTGCCCATGTCTGACGGTGACGAGATGCTAACCCTTAACACCAAGTTGCTGACCGACGAAGACAAAGTATTTTTACCGGCCACACTGAACGATCAACCTATCGGCATACGAATGATCATCCCCTGTTACTTTTACAAGTATGACGAGATAAGAATGAGATAA
- a CDS encoding FKBP-type peptidyl-prolyl cis-trans isomerase → MKIEPQHVVSLTYDLYVNQEDGTEALVESTTLEQPLTFLYGAGQMLPRFEDNLSTLSTGDKFDFKLSAEDAYGEYNDEAVANLPKEMFQGQDMPEVGSILPLQDNQGNRFQGQVVSVVEDSVIVDLNHPMAGQELHFKGEIINVRPANPEELAHGHAHGPDGHHGH, encoded by the coding sequence ATGAAAATTGAACCGCAACACGTCGTTTCGTTAACTTACGACCTGTATGTTAACCAGGAAGACGGCACAGAAGCTTTAGTTGAAAGCACCACGTTAGAACAACCACTTACCTTTTTATACGGTGCCGGCCAGATGCTGCCACGTTTTGAAGATAACCTGAGCACACTGAGCACAGGCGATAAATTCGACTTCAAACTGAGCGCTGAAGATGCTTATGGCGAATACAATGATGAAGCCGTGGCCAACTTGCCTAAAGAGATGTTCCAGGGGCAGGATATGCCTGAGGTAGGTTCGATATTGCCTTTGCAGGATAACCAGGGCAACCGTTTTCAGGGCCAGGTGGTATCAGTAGTAGAGGATTCGGTGATCGTTGATCTGAATCACCCTATGGCTGGTCAGGAACTGCATTTCAAGGGCGAGATCATTAACGTTCGTCCAGCTAATCCTGAAGAACTGGCTCACGGTCATGCACATGGCCCTGATGGCCATCACGGTCACTAA
- a CDS encoding thioredoxin domain-containing protein, with protein sequence MNRLANSASPYLLQHANNPVDWYPWGAEALQKARDENKLIIVSIGYSACHWCHVMEHESFEDDQVAALMNEHFVCIKVDREERPDVDQIYMSAVQLMTNRGGWPLNCVCLPDQRPIYGGTYYQKHDWMNILMSLADFYSNRPDEAIEYAVRLTEGVQQFETVDLVPHREAYQMEELDAIVEKWKKYLDSTEGGLGRAPKFPMPNNWQFLMRYAHERNDETIAGLAKLTLKKMAYGGIYDHTGGGFARYSVDGRWHVPHFEKMLYDNGQLAALYAEAYVWDQDPLYKQVVKETLAFVERELTSPEFGFYSALDADSEGVEGKFYTFTKEDIEEILEDDAELFNIYYNVTDDGNWEEEHTNVLFRNNTDEELAEKLGLRTDELQTIVLSAKMNVFGARSQRIRPGLDNKILASWNGLMLKGICEAYRAFADDAYLKLALKSAQFITTQLINADHRIHRIYKEGIATSAERPIAFLDDYANLIDAFIALYEVTFDKQWLDVAGKLADNAIKYYYDENEGMFYYTAVDDEQLIARKTEIMDGVISSSNSVMARGLKKLGLFFEQQRYQDISAQLLRNVMPHMVKFGSSYANWCLLLLEEISGIYEVAITGNEALQQRAEIERHYIPNKIVLGGDQENLPLLQDRVADDTRFFICKDRTCGLPVHSVEEAIKQIKL encoded by the coding sequence ATGAATCGTTTGGCTAATTCAGCGTCTCCATACCTATTACAACATGCTAACAACCCGGTCGATTGGTACCCTTGGGGGGCAGAGGCCTTGCAGAAGGCACGAGATGAAAATAAGCTCATCATCGTAAGTATTGGCTATTCGGCTTGCCATTGGTGCCATGTGATGGAACACGAGAGCTTTGAGGATGATCAGGTGGCTGCCCTGATGAACGAGCACTTTGTTTGCATCAAGGTAGATCGGGAGGAACGCCCCGACGTTGACCAGATCTACATGAGCGCGGTACAACTCATGACCAACCGCGGCGGCTGGCCGCTTAACTGCGTTTGTTTACCGGACCAGCGGCCTATTTATGGCGGTACGTATTACCAAAAGCACGACTGGATGAATATCCTGATGAGTCTGGCCGACTTTTACTCTAACCGCCCCGACGAAGCTATAGAGTATGCCGTGCGCCTTACCGAAGGTGTGCAACAATTCGAAACGGTAGACCTGGTGCCTCACCGTGAAGCCTATCAAATGGAAGAACTTGACGCCATAGTAGAAAAGTGGAAGAAGTACCTTGACAGCACAGAAGGTGGCTTAGGCCGGGCTCCCAAATTCCCGATGCCAAACAACTGGCAGTTTCTGATGCGCTATGCGCATGAACGAAATGATGAAACCATTGCCGGTTTGGCCAAATTGACATTAAAAAAGATGGCTTATGGTGGTATCTACGATCACACAGGTGGCGGCTTTGCCCGATACTCGGTAGACGGACGTTGGCACGTACCTCACTTTGAGAAGATGCTTTATGATAATGGTCAGCTGGCGGCCCTTTATGCTGAAGCTTACGTATGGGACCAGGACCCGTTGTATAAGCAGGTGGTCAAAGAAACACTGGCTTTTGTGGAGCGGGAGCTAACCTCGCCGGAATTTGGGTTTTATTCTGCATTGGATGCGGACAGCGAAGGGGTAGAAGGGAAGTTCTACACCTTTACCAAAGAAGATATTGAAGAGATATTAGAGGATGATGCAGAGCTGTTCAATATCTATTATAACGTTACCGACGATGGCAACTGGGAAGAGGAGCACACCAACGTGCTGTTCAGAAACAATACCGACGAGGAATTAGCCGAAAAATTAGGCCTCCGCACCGATGAATTGCAGACCATCGTATTATCGGCTAAAATGAATGTTTTTGGTGCCCGCAGTCAGCGCATACGTCCGGGGTTAGATAATAAAATATTGGCTTCTTGGAACGGCTTGATGCTGAAAGGCATCTGCGAAGCCTACCGTGCATTTGCCGATGACGCTTATTTAAAGTTAGCCTTGAAGAGCGCTCAGTTCATTACCACTCAACTGATCAATGCTGATCATCGTATCCATCGCATTTATAAAGAAGGTATCGCGACCTCGGCCGAGCGACCGATCGCCTTTCTGGACGACTATGCCAATCTGATCGATGCTTTCATCGCTTTGTATGAGGTGACCTTTGACAAGCAGTGGCTCGATGTGGCCGGCAAACTCGCCGACAATGCGATCAAATATTATTATGATGAGAATGAAGGCATGTTCTATTATACGGCTGTAGATGATGAGCAACTGATAGCACGTAAGACCGAGATCATGGACGGGGTGATCTCATCGTCCAACTCGGTCATGGCTCGCGGACTGAAAAAGCTGGGCCTGTTCTTCGAACAACAGCGCTACCAAGATATATCGGCACAGTTGCTGCGTAATGTGATGCCGCATATGGTCAAGTTCGGCTCGTCGTACGCCAACTGGTGCCTGCTTTTGCTCGAAGAGATCAGCGGTATTTATGAGGTGGCCATAACCGGCAACGAGGCTTTGCAACAACGCGCGGAGATAGAACGACACTATATTCCTAATAAAATAGTATTGGGCGGTGATCAAGAAAATTTACCTTTACTGCAAGATCGGGTAGCTGATGACACGCGTTTCTTCATTTGCAAGGACCGTACCTGTGGCCTGCCAGTACACTCGGTAGAGGAAGCAATCAAACAAATAAAGCTTTAA